GACACCAGGTAGGAAACCGAGTGCACCGCCATGCATTCGACGGCATCGATCTCTTCGGAGACCCGCATCGCGCCGAGCTGGGCGGTGGCGCCGGCGCCGATGGTGGCGGCCAGCGCGATGCCGGCGATGACCGGCGCGACCACGCGGACGTTCAGGAACGCCGAGAGGAAGCCGGTCAGGGCCTCGATGCCGATGTTGCCCAGCGAGGAATAGCCCTGCACGGCAATCACACCGCCGGAGGCGAGTGTCAGGAATGCGGCGACGCCGACGGTGCCGCCGATCATGATCAGCGCACCGGCACCGAGCGTCATCTCGGCGATCAGCCGGATGGTCTCCTTGCGGTATTTGGTGACGGCGTTGGGGATGTAGCGCACGGTTTCGCCGTAGAACAGCGCCTGCTCCCCGAAGTTGTCGACCGGTGCGGCAAATCTCGAGAAAAAGCGCTTGAAGCGGAGGGTGGCGTCGTAGCTCATCGCATGATCACCATCGCTCGTCCGCCGTCATGTGTTACCCCGTCCCCTACTTGGCCGAGATTCTGACGCCGATGGCGGTCATGACGACGTTGATGACGAAGAGGCAGATGAAGGCGTAGACGACGGTTTCGTTGACCGCATTGCCGACTCCCTTGGGACCGCCCTTGACGGTCAGACCGCG
This genomic stretch from Mycobacterium paragordonae harbors:
- a CDS encoding MlaE family ABC transporter permease, with the protein product MSYDATLRFKRFFSRFAAPVDNFGEQALFYGETVRYIPNAVTKYRKETIRLIAEMTLGAGALIMIGGTVGVAAFLTLASGGVIAVQGYSSLGNIGIEALTGFLSAFLNVRVVAPVIAGIALAATIGAGATAQLGAMRVSEEIDAVECMAVHSVSYLVSTRLIAGLVAIIPLYSLSVLAAFFAARFTTVFINGQSAGLYDHYFNTFLIPSDLLWSFAQAIAMSIAVMLVHTYYGYNASGGSVGVGIAVGQAVRTSLIVVVVITLLISLAVYGATGNFNLSG